ATTATCTTTACATTGCCATTTGTAACCCTCTTCGTATTATACTATACTCACGTCTCCCTTCCcttcattatcattttttttaatttatcaagttacttgtttttcccttttctttatcatcaTCACCACGATTGTCTTTCACCACGGTCGTCTCTCCCTTTCATCGTCACCTTTTTCTTTGAAGCATCTGAACCTGAAAATATTTATACTCCTTATGTTGAACTAACTACTATAATTCGTCTCCTAGTTGTCATTAAATTTCTCTATATGTTATCGTTTGCAACCCTCTTCGTATTGCGTTGTACTTATGTCTCCTTTCTTTCCATCATCGTATCTTTTTGTTTATCACGACACCTCATTCCCTTTTCTTTATTGTCATCATCGTTTTTGAATTCCTCATAATCATACTCATCGACAGACTATCTCTCTCTTGTATTTATAACTATCATTAGTGTCCTCGTATTCTCTCTACGTTGTCTTTGTAACCCAATTCATATAATATTATAGTCACAACTCcttcagttttttatttttttatcatgatacttaatttttccttttcttttttgccaTCACCATTTTCGTCTTTCTCCGCTTTTCTCTCTCCCTTGGATCGTCACCTCCATTTATCCCTTTCATCACTAGGCTTGTTACTCACCTCCATCCAACCGTTCGTTGATGATCGCACGGCTCTCACAGCACAATCGATTGTACGAATCATAAAGCAGGATCTCGGTGACATCGTTCGGTGTTAGGATCGCCGTCGATTGATGATAGCGCGGATCTCACAGCTCAATCGATTGTGCGAATCATAACGTGGGATCTCGATGACATCCTTTGGTGTTAGGATCTCCTTCACCCCTAGGTGGTTCGATCGATCCTACGGTCAGTAGCGAGGGATCACATCATGGAACGGACGATTAATTAAAAATGCAATTGCAGATGATCCTCATGAACATCATGCCACGGTGAACTCACGGACTCGAACCCAACTCGTACGCGATCGGTCCTCTCGGCGGTCACCAGCGGGGTCCACTCGGCCACCGCGCATCGACGTCGACAATAGAAGGACGGCCAATGACACATTTCCACTTGTTTAACGCTAAGGAAACTTCCAGAATGGCTCCTTGCCCTCAAACCATCTCATCCGTCCGTAATTGCACGACCCATAGATCCAACGGTTCATGTCCATTTCCTTTTCTCATGAACAATTCGGGACCCACGGAAGACTTGACTTAATCCGCTTTGCTCCACGTCAAGATCCCATTTGAAAGCCACTAAAAATCCACCACGTGTCATAAACCTGTCTCATCCGTCTGATCTTCCACGCTGGCGCGATCAGCGTCATCGAGACGGTAACATAGTCTACCATTTTATATATACTCCAAAACCCAAGCCGAAGAGAACCAACGGAAACCCAAAGCCGGCACTGAGACTGAGGCACGCGATGAGGAAGTGGGCGCTCCCTTCCgctctcctccttctcctcctcctctccaccgtCCCCGATCGCGGTACTCCCACGATCTTACCCTTGACTTCCCGGATCTGATCTCAGCGATGTGTCCTGGATTGGTTCTCGGTTTTTAGGGTTTTAGAGCTAGTTCTTATTCGATCTTTGCGGATCTTTGTAGGGCGGAATCTACACGCGAATGCGGAGGACAGCGGGGATTCAGACGAGCTCGTGGATCCGCCGAAGGTGGAGGAGAAGCTCGGAGCTGTTCCCAATGGGCTGTCCACTGATGCAGAGGTCGCCAAGAGGTGattcttttctcattttcattttcattttccgATTCGCcctttctctttgtttctttctgCTTGATCTGTTAGTATAAGGTGTTATactttgatgatttatttttttctcgTGATTTGTAATAGAGAAGCGGAGTCGATCTCGAGGAAGACTCTGCGAAGCAACGCTGAGAAGTTCGAGTTCCAAGCTGAGGTTTCTCGGCTGATGGATATTATCATCAATTCTTTGTACAGTAACAAAGACATCTTTTTGAGAGAGCTAATCTCAAATGCCTCTGACGTAAGCAGATTGGACCTTTCTTttcgttatatatatatttttccttcttttctcaCGATGTGATTAATTTTTTCAATTATTTCTTCAATTAGGCATTGGATAAGATCAGATTCCTCGCTCTCACCGATAAGGACGTCCTGGGTGAAGGCGACAACACTAAGCTTGATATCCTTGTGAGTAGCATCTTATGAATACATAGTTCCTTTGTACCCTCAACGGGAGAATTCGAAATAACAGAAAAGATATATCTATGTTAAAATGCAGATAAAGTTGGACAAGGAAAAGAAGATCCTTTCCATCCGTGATCGAGGTATTGGTATGACAAAGGAAGATTTGATTAAAAACTTGGGGACGATTGCCAAATCTGGAACTTCAggtattatttattttatcatttatattagtgGTCTAGTTTCTGATCCCAACTGGGAGTACAAGCTTAGAAAGTACTACTGTTTCTATGCAGCTTTTGTGGAGAAAATGCAGACAGGAGGTGACCTGAATCTCATTGGGCAGTTTGGTGTTGGTTTCTATTCAGTGTACTTGGTTGCTGATTATGTTGAAGTAATTAGCAAGCACAATGATGACAAGCAGTAAGTTGATAgtcatcaatatgttttattatgATCCATAAGTTTTCTGTGATCTGCTGCTGGCTATTCTTAGGCGTTGATCACATTTTTGACTTGTTCTTATGGTCTTTCAGGTATGTATGGGAATCCAAGGCTGATGGGTCTTTTGCAATCTCTGAGGATACATGGAATGAACCTTTGGGTCGTGGAACAGAGATAAGGCTGCATTTGAGGGATGAAGCCAAGGAGTATCTTGAACAAGATAAGTTGAAGGTTGGTGCTTATTTTAATTTAGTATCTATTTCTTCTGCATGTACTTTGTTACATTTTCTTTTGTGTTATGTCCTCGTGATTCAACTTATTTAACACCAGTGATATCATCTATGAACATCAGGTTTTGTGAAACTCACTATGGTTATTCATAAAATTGGCCTTGACTTCGTTCCACTGGGTGGCCAGCCTGTGATATGTTTGTTAGATATCTCGTCTGGTCATAGCACAGTGACTATTTGTACCCTATCAAATATTGTCTTTAGTCTGACTGTGGACTTCATTATCATATCTATAAAAGTTGCAAATTCGTAGTAATATATCAAGAAATTTTCAAATGCATAAGTTCTAATAAGTTCCTCTGTCATGTTTGATTTAATTTGATATCATTTTGTCGATTACTTTGAGTTAATGCTATGAATATTCGTATACCATAGGCTAAAACTAAGTAAACTGTATAGTTATTTTGATTTAGATTTTTCCCAAATGAAAAAAAGTAAACTGAAATATTTCTTGATGTGAATTGTATCCATTCTTTCAGTCATTACAGTAGCTGCTAAAATTGATATATGACTGTTGTACAATTCTACTGGGGTCTAACATTTACTCTTTGGTCTTTGATAACCATTCATGAATTCTACAGTTGAATTTGCACTGACCTTTTTATGATTTCAGGCCATTAAGTGTGTTTTTATTTATAAACTTCCTGATTCTTTTCAATCTGTATTACTTCAGGAGCTTCCTGTCAGATCATAATTTTGATTAACTATTCCTTTTAGAGATCTGATATTTTTTGGTACGATAATAGCATTAGAATTTAATCTAGATTATGGCTTAAGTTTGAGCAGCTTATTAACATTTTTCCTTTGACCTTTGCTATTACTTTACCTGCATCAAAGTACTAATAGCTATATGATAAGCTGATCTGAGTCTTtagttagcttgcacaatttttgaaattattttGATTTTCAGCCAAAGAGACAAGTTGTAATTTACTTCTCTTGTTGTAGGAACTGGTGAAAAAATATTCTGAGTTCATCAACTTCCCAATATACCTCTGGGCAAGCAAAGAGGTGGACGTTGAAGTTCCATCTGATGAAGAAGAATCTACTGAAGAAGAGGAAACATGtatgttttttattattctcCCTTTGTTGAAGACATTCTTTTACAATACATGTTACATTATTTTGTAACATTGGTGACTTGTTTGAATTGACAGCTGAAACTACTTCAGAAGATGAAGAAACAGAAGAGGATGCTTCTGAGAAAAAGCCGAAGACAAAGACAGTGAAGGAAACAACTTATGATTGGGAAGTTCTGAATGATGTGAAAGCCATATGGCTTCGCAATCCAAAGGAGGTCACTGATGAAGAATACTCTAAATTCTACCACTCTTTAGCTAAGGTAAATTTCTGTCATCTGTGTTTTTGTAGATGTTTGACTGGAGCTTTAGCACCTgaatttcaaagaaaaaaaaaaccatgagCCTTCAACTTTTTTATCCATTTTTGTCAGTGAGTTCATTCATACCAATGTATGATACTGTGAGCATGGGATACCAGGCCTGTCGTGCCTGGTCATATGACTGAAATGTCATGCTTGAAGTTACATAACTGCTTACTCTTCCAGGACTGGCATGTGCTTGGCACATATGTATCAGAAGCCATTGATTGTTTTTTGCCCTGTTTACTTTGTACAATAGCACTCGAGTTTCTTGGCTATTTGATTCTCATTATAATTTTCCTGGTCATGTAGGATTTCAGCGATGAAAAGCCACTGGCGTGGAGTCACTTTACTGCTGAAGGTGATGTAGAGTTCAAAGCTTTGCTTTTTGTGCCTCCCAAGGCTCCCCATGATCTCTATGAAAGTTATTACAACACCAATAAGTCCAACTTGAAGCTGTATGTCAGAAGGGTTTTCATCTCAGATGAGTTTGATGAACTTCTTCCTAAGTACCTTAACTTCTTGAAGGTCAGCAAACAGCATTCTTAAGTGGTATCTGAGGTCACTTGGTGGGACATGTTTGTTATATTAGCGATCTCATTTGTGCAATATTTTTATGTGCAGGGTCTTGTTGACTCGGATACTTTGCCACTTAATGTATCACGAGAAATGCTTCAACAACACAATAGTCTAAAGACAATCAAGAAGAAGTTAATCCGTAAGGCTCTTGATATGATTCGACGAATTGCAGATGAGGACCCTGACGAGTTCCATAATAAAGATAAAACAGGTTAACATccctatatattttctttttacttGTAGCTGCTTTGCTGCTTGTTAATTAagttgtgatttttttttctttgatctcCGTGATATACTTTCAGAAAATGAAAGTGAAGAGAATGAGAAGAAGGGACAGTATACTAAGTTCTGGAATGAGTTTGGCAAATCTATCAAGCTTGGAATCATAGAGGATGCACATAACAGAAATCGTCTTGCCAAGCTTCTTAGATTTGAGAGGTGTGTTCTATTATTAAATTTCCTTTTTCattctttatgttttctgataggTTCCAAAATTCTATTTGGTTCTAAACATCTTTAAATGTCTGTTGCTTACAGTACTAAGTCTGAAGGTAAGCTTGCCTCGCTGGATGAGTACATCTCTAGAATGAAGCCAGGGCAAAAGGACATATTCTACATTACGGGAACTAGCAAGGAACAATTGGAGAAATCTCCATTCCTTGAGAGACTCACAAAGAAGAATTATGAGGTCAGTCGATGTGttttatttgcaatctttttacctttactgcaatttACGCCTGTAAATGAATTGGACCTGGATTGTACTGTGGTCAATTTGTTTCGGATCCTCATTTGATTGGAATGGACCAGATCCTAACATGGTCAAAGGATCAGGAATGGGATCCATATTTGCGCTGACTGTGATCCTCATCACTGATATTCTTTACCACCCTTGTCGGGCcctgatatattatatattatatataatacaaatagatagtagtatatattatattaaataatatataaaaatatatttggaGATTGGATTGGGCCATGATCAAATTGATATGAGCTTGCTTTGGTTCACACACAATTACAAGGATCTGACTGGACTGGCTTTTGTTCAGGTCAGTGGGTCAAAAGTATGAAACATGCTGGGAATAATCAGAATGGAGTGGGTGAGATCTACTTCATTTTTAGGCCTATGACATTTGTTTCGGTTGATGACTCTTTTGGATGGAACAGTTTCTtgcaataattaaattttaagaataatataaaACGAGTATTGTAGTCCTAGAATTTCCCATGGGTTTGTGCCAATGTGAAATCAGATTAGTCTGACTTGCAGTAGTCTCTTCATAAAGGAACATTATTTGTCTTTCATTACTTCTAATATTGTTGTAGCTAAAGATGCCTCACAAGTATTTTGTTTTTGGAGTGTTCAGGCCTTCTGTTTAAAGCATGTTAACTTGGTGAATGTTTGATTTTTCCACATTTATCCATTCAAAATTAACAGGATCAGCCTGCTACAATCTTTTGCCCAATTTTCTCTAGCCTCTTATGTGTTTTCTCAATGTTGTAGGTCATATTCTTCACTGATCCAGTTGATGAATACTTGATGCAATACCTGATGGACTATGAAGACAAAAAGTTCCAGAATGTGTCGAAGGAAGGTCTCAAACTTGGAAAAGACTCGAAGCTGAAGGACCTCAAGGATTCCTTCAAGGAATTGACCAACTGGTGGAAGGATGCTCTCTCCAGTGAGAATGTAGATTCAGTCAAGATAAGCAACCGTTTGGACAACACCCCTTGTGTGGTGGTCACATCCAAATATGGTTGGAGTGCAAATATGGAGAAGATCATGCAATCTCAAACTCTCTCTGATGCCAGCAAGCAAGCTTACATGCGTGGCAAGAGGGTGCTGGAGATTAACCCAAGGCATCCTGTCATCAAGGAACTTCGTGATCGTGTAGCTCAAGATTCAAAGGTATCAAATCAaacttcacattctttttagtcttTCGTTAGCTCAAACTTTCCACAATTCTCTTCTTATATACCTCGGCGTAGATTCAATACCAAGTGCCAAACATCCAGAAATTCGTATAATTTCTCCTATCATTTGTCTCTACTTTTCGTGCCTTCAATTCATCATCATTCTAATTGCcgattaattaaatatatatgcaGGATGAGAGTCTCAAGCATACAGCACGACTGATATACCAAACGGCCCTCATGGAGAGTGGTTTTATCCTCAATGATCCAAAGGAGTTTGCCTCGAGTATATACAAATCTGTGCAAAAGAGCCTCGACATAAGTCCTGACGCAACGGTAGAAGAGGAGGATGATGTAGAGGAAgccgaggaggaagagaagggaacAACTTCAAACACGGAATCTGATGAGATTAAAGAAGACATCGATGAGTCTTCGCTCAAGGATGAATTGTAGATTTCTAAGCGCACTAGAGGTCGTAATCTCATTCATCCTTTCAGAGGTTTTGATAATTCCAAATAGGAAAAGAACCCAGAAGACTATAAGCAGGTTAGAGCCATCCAGTTTCGATGTGTAACCTCAAATTGTGATTGAGATGTTGCTAATTTGGTGCACGATGTTTACTTTGAATTCAAGCTTTCCCTTTGTGACTTCTCGCTTTCTTTCTATGATTACTGTGGCATGTAGCTTTTCTCGTGAACAGTAGACAGTTATCATCCACCGAAATTGAAGCTTCATTTGAAATGCGGTAACTGTATTCCTTGTTTTTTGGGAATAATTGTGGATGAGCACAAAATATTACTATTTATTGTTCATTGTAGTGAGATGCATCAGCTTTTTTAGCTTCTTGCGAGATAAATAGACATAGAACAGAAATTGTTTGTTCACCATACACCGACCACCATGACACAAGCATAACTTGTATATCATTCCAGATCATGAATGCAGCATCTCAAACTTCGGAAACAGTGCAAATGCCATGTATATTGAGTACAAAATGAATTGTACACCCAAGTTCTCATTAAAGAAACCATGTACCAGTACACCAATCTCCACACTTCACATGGCTCATATGTATGGCTTAAAGAATACAGagccaagaagaaagaaaagatagaAATCAATCCAACCATCTTGGtcaaaaagaatacttagatttaTAGTTAATGGAGAGTTAGCGAGAGCACCAGCAGTAGGTGGGAGGACAAGCAAGCTGCAAGCCAGGGGAGGAGAGAGTCAGCAGCCGGCTTTGCAGCGCCAAAGAAGACCATGGTTTCGTTCGTCGGCGGCAAGCTTGCTGCCTTGGGGTTCTGAGCTCCACCTCTGGGCTGCAAGCTGCAGCACATGAAGAACAAAGAGATGGAAGAGACACGTCAGCCACGGCAAGCTCTTACAGTGATGTGAGGTCTCATGCGTTCTATTTTGCATGGAGATCGACGACTTCATCTGTAAGACGATTTGGTCTTTCAGTGGAACAATAAATTAGCCGTTGACTTGTTTCTCGTGCTCGACCGCTTCTATCATAATGGACAGCTCAACTGTCACATGATTGAAGCGACGACAATTtgcattttattttctattttcttcctttttttttcacgCCATTTGCACTTTGTTATAGTAAACTCAACACATCCATCCATGCATGTTTGACAAACCACTAAACCCCATCGTCCCACCGGCAATGCTGTTGGAAGACCTTTAAGTGGGACCCACGCGAGTCTCGATCCTATGAGAGCACGGGTAAGCGCGAGAGTAAGGATTACACACGACTAAGAGAAGGCCTTTTTTGACAAAGAATCCTTCCCGATGACGTGCTCGCTTGATACTGGTCGGCTGGGATGGGCCCCATGAACCTACGTCCATGGCATTCGACAAAAAACGTATATTAAGTACCCATTCTCTGTACCCGGCTTTTGATTGCAAGTTCCAAGCACGTATTTCTTTTCGCCAATCGAAGCGAAGGTACGTTTCAGCGACAAATGTAAAACGTATGGTTAAAATAAAAACTTGGGgatttacttattatttatttatttagaaaagCCAATAAATCAAGTTTAATATCTTGGGTAACTAATCGGCGTCGCCGCCGTACCTGGTGTTGCTGGGGCAGAAGGTGACAGCGTAGCCGGCGGTCGCGGCGGTGGGGCAGGTGAACGTGGAGGTGGCATCGTCGTAGGCGTAGCTGTACGCCCGGGGGCATGCGTTCTTGAACAGCTGCGAGAACGCCGTTGGTCCGCAGGCGTTCGGGGTCCCAAACTCCCCGCTGCAGCAGTAGCGCTCCGTCCTGAACGCATCGCACGCGCTCCGGCACGCCACCACCTGCCCGCCCGCCCCCACCACCCTCAGCTCGGCCGGGCACAGCCCGTTGAGGTCCGCCGTGCACCCGGTGAGCGCGCAGCGGCCCGCGCCGACGGCGACGCCCTGCGGCGCCACCAGCACCGGGAGGTTGTAGCCGTCCACGAGGCTGACGTCGTAGAAGTCCGTGTCTCTCGCGGCGGCGCCGCCGAGGGTGAACTCCCCGAGGGTGGCCGGGGGTTTCGCGCCGCTGCCGTTGCACTCGACCGCGCCGGAGCCGCAGTCACCGGTGGCGCAGGAGAAGCGGCCGGTGACGTCAGCAGAGCAGAGACTGCGGGCCCAGATGCGGCCGGACCACGGGACGGGGGCGTCCAGGCTGCGGGACTCGCCGGGGCCGAGGGCGAACCCAGTGGTGGCGAGAGGAGAGGAGCCAGCGTTGGAGAGGACGCCCGGCCAAACCGTGTACCCGCAGTCGTTGGTCACGGTAAACGTCGTCGACAGCACACCTAATGAACAAAAACCAAAACCATAAAGCTAAAGACCGAAGAAAGAGATCGAGCACATGGTGGAAGAGTTCGAGGGATtacctgaggaggaggaggaggcgatgaGGAGGGCAAGGACAGGAAGGAGAGGGTGCATTCTGGAGTCTCTGCAGAGCTCTTGCTTGTTCTTCGAAGAGAGATCTGTAAGGGAAGAATCCAAGGAGATGATAACGTTATTATTCCCGTTGTATCTGCTGCCTCTACAACGTTCGAGTGCTGCTTGCACGGAGAGACAGAAGACAGCagcacatgagagagagagagagagagagagagcagtattATATGTATAGTCGATGGAAGACAACTTGGGAAGGACGAACTCTCCTCGGCGTTGGTTTCTGATTCCGAGAAGAAAACAAAGAACGTGGAAAGAAAGGTTTCCCAAAATGAATTGGGAGAGAAGTCTCTGTTGCCACGGCTTTCCACATCAAGCACCGGAGGAAGAACACTCGCCGGCTTCGTCTCTGGTCAACTTCACTATGTCGCCGGCCGGTAGTAACTGGCCGGCCTGGGCTGGGTTAGTCCGGCCCGACCCGCGGTCTGACCTGAGTCGGCTCAATCATTTTCTTTTCGTTTTGAAACATATATTATATAATCAACCCATTGATAAATGAAATAAGATAATTTAAtgacaaaaaagaaataaataaaaaactaatTTGATCAAATAAATCAAAATGCTAAGAAATCATGAATAATGGTATGAATTCATGAAATTTTATTTGTTAGACATGATTAAATCTTTTAAAAGTATGATGAACTCTCTTTAGACATTTTGGAGATACTGATTTCGAACGCAACATATCGTAATACTATTTTAAATTTTCGATCAATATCATTCTAACAACGAAATGATTGTGTATTACAAGCTCAAATGAGGAAAAAACAAAACACAACGTAAATAAACAAGTTAAGTATCAAACAAAACAAAgttgaaagatatgaaagataTTATTGATTAATCATCATGCAGCATATAATCATAgatagaagaagaagacaaaagcTAAATCTTACCGATCTACTCGCATAGACGTTGGTCCAAAGCAGGTAATCATAGGTTATCTCTATATTGTCGCCTGTGTCAGTAAAAAgttaaattgaaatagttaaagattattatttttttaagaatatttcatataatatttttttatcaagtaTAAAAGTTTGCTTTTTAacataataaagatgtcatttttTGTCATTAGCGATTGTACTTATTTATCTCGAATTATTAACTTTGGCGTCGGAATGATCTAGGTTGTGAAGCCTCTGGTAATCTTGGTCTCTGTGTAAGTGGTATCTCGGACAATCTTGTACACATGAGTCTAGATCATATCAGACTGACCTAGACATCAACGGTATCTTTCGTAATAATTTTATCATTAGAAGGACACCATCATATCGTAGAAATGCTCATCCAATCTTATCAATTAACGATCGAACGAAGATATTTTGCTCTCGATCCATAAtactttatcatatatatatatatatatatatatatatatatatatatatatatatatatatatatatatatatatacatatatatatatatatatacatatatatatatatatatatatatatgtatatgtgtatatacatatatatatatatatatatatgtatatgtgtatatacatatatatatatatatatacatatatatatatacatatatatatatacacatatatatatatatacatacatacatatatatatatatatatatatatatatatatatacatatacatatatatatatacatatatatatatatacatatgtatatatatatacatatgtatatatatatatatatgtatatatatatatgtatatatatatttttaattattattattattatgtatttatcatgaaaaataatttaaaaaaaatattttatattaaactcCTCGTTTGTGACCCTTTTATTTGGTAACTTAAATCGCTATTATGTCAATAATGTAATTGGGATTCCATCTGCAAGCAATTACCAACAGTTGCAACACAATTTACTGCTTAATTAGTAGCGATGGAAAGAAACAGCATGACCATCCATCAGACATACATTGCGGAGACACTTCAAGCGTACGACACAACACCATCACCaccccatgcatgcatgcatgcacacgTCTCCACCTCTCAGAAACCATAAAGCATCAAGTGACCAACCACGGCCGAGAAGAAGAGTACGACCGATCCCTCCTTCCCTGAGCTCCCGCTGTCGTAAGGAGTGTTGTCCACCAGCGGCTGCTCCGTCACCCCATGCAATCCATGTGGCTGCTGCTGCTGGCCGAAGGCTCCGTTGATCGGATTCGTTGAAGGCTGCACCCCTGCTGCAAGGTCGTCGTCCCCACCCGTTGGTGCAACAACCGGCGGCTGTGCCGGTGCCAGCGGCAGATCTCCGTTGCTATTTTCGTCTCCGCTTGCTGGCGCGACCAACGGCGCCGACGCCGGTGCCAGCGGCAGATCTCCGTTGCTATTCTCGTCTCCGCTTGCTGGCGCGACCAACGGCGCCGACGCCGGTGCCAGCGGCAGATCTCCGTTGCTATTCTCGTCTCCGCTTGCTGGTGCGACCAACGGCGCCGACGCCGGTGCCAATGGCAGAGCTCCGTTGGTCGGGTATGGCGTTGTCTGCTGCGGCTGCTGGCCGAATGGAGGGTTGTCGTCTCCACCAATTGGCCCGACAAACGGTGGCGCGCCGGATGGCAGCCCCGGGGAGCCTGGCAACCCACAGTGTTGATTCACCCTCGCGTCGTCGCTGGCCTTCCAGACCAACTCCCCGTCCTTGTCGATCACCCTCATGTCGCCGTGGTCGACCAGCTCCAACGTCGCCGGGAAGTTGTTGTTGCCGCTGGCTCCGGTGTCCCATACCGGGTTGCTCCCATCGAACAACGCGAGCCCGGCATCGCAGAACACGAGGCTGCACGCGTTCGCGCTGCT
The DNA window shown above is from Musa acuminata AAA Group cultivar baxijiao chromosome BXJ2-4, Cavendish_Baxijiao_AAA, whole genome shotgun sequence and carries:
- the LOC103979428 gene encoding endoplasmin homolog codes for the protein MRKWALPSALLLLLLLSTVPDRGRNLHANAEDSGDSDELVDPPKVEEKLGAVPNGLSTDAEVAKREAESISRKTLRSNAEKFEFQAEVSRLMDIIINSLYSNKDIFLRELISNASDALDKIRFLALTDKDVLGEGDNTKLDILIKLDKEKKILSIRDRGIGMTKEDLIKNLGTIAKSGTSAFVEKMQTGGDLNLIGQFGVGFYSVYLVADYVEVISKHNDDKQYVWESKADGSFAISEDTWNEPLGRGTEIRLHLRDEAKEYLEQDKLKELVKKYSEFINFPIYLWASKEVDVEVPSDEEESTEEEETSETTSEDEETEEDASEKKPKTKTVKETTYDWEVLNDVKAIWLRNPKEVTDEEYSKFYHSLAKDFSDEKPLAWSHFTAEGDVEFKALLFVPPKAPHDLYESYYNTNKSNLKLYVRRVFISDEFDELLPKYLNFLKGLVDSDTLPLNVSREMLQQHNSLKTIKKKLIRKALDMIRRIADEDPDEFHNKDKTENESEENEKKGQYTKFWNEFGKSIKLGIIEDAHNRNRLAKLLRFESTKSEGKLASLDEYISRMKPGQKDIFYITGTSKEQLEKSPFLERLTKKNYEVIFFTDPVDEYLMQYLMDYEDKKFQNVSKEGLKLGKDSKLKDLKDSFKELTNWWKDALSSENVDSVKISNRLDNTPCVVVTSKYGWSANMEKIMQSQTLSDASKQAYMRGKRVLEINPRHPVIKELRDRVAQDSKDESLKHTARLIYQTALMESGFILNDPKEFASSIYKSVQKSLDISPDATVEEEDDVEEAEEEEKGTTSNTESDEIKEDIDESSLKDEL
- the LOC103979417 gene encoding thaumatin-like protein 1b, encoding MHPLLPVLALLIASSSSSGVLSTTFTVTNDCGYTVWPGVLSNAGSSPLATTGFALGPGESRSLDAPVPWSGRIWARSLCSADVTGRFSCATGDCGSGAVECNGSGAKPPATLGEFTLGGAAARDTDFYDVSLVDGYNLPVLVAPQGVAVGAGRCALTGCTADLNGLCPAELRVVGAGGQVVACRSACDAFRTERYCCSGEFGTPNACGPTAFSQLFKNACPRAYSYAYDDATSTFTCPTAATAGYAVTFCPSNTSLQPRGGAQNPKAASLPPTNETMVFFGAAKPAADSLLPWLAACLSSHLLLVLSLTLH
- the LOC135610626 gene encoding uncharacterized protein LOC135610626 encodes the protein MASFFLFLCISSLILCPPSQADDAKAVHTPLGTIQRETKQQILATVPPNPSGNTEPFLTSPLGKYVGYLLRHETAPGAGGMGNDFCYIQIQEAASGASVWESECEPVSSANACSLVFCDAGLALFDGSNPVWDTGASGNNNFPATLELVDHGDMRVIDKDGELVWKASDDARVNQHCGLPGSPGLPSGAPPFVGPIGGDDNPPFGQQPQQTTPYPTNGALPLAPASAPLVAPASGDENSNGDLPLAPASAPLVAPASGDENSNGDLPLAPASAPLVAPASGDENSNGDLPLAPAQPPVVAPTGGDDDLAAGVQPSTNPINGAFGQQQQPHGLHGVTEQPLVDNTPYDSGSSGKEGSVVLFFSAVVGHLMLYGF